The genomic DNA agaaCTGCATCACCGCATACGAACCTGCCAGAACATTAAGATTgttgggggaaggctttctctcggtcccaccaccatcccaggcttgcttggtgaggacatgagagagagccttcccagtggctgctcctaaactctggaactcccttccatgggaagctaggctggccccctccctgcttgccttagCTTGCAagctaagatgtttttatttaagcaaacatttaaaacataagcatGCCACAGTGGTTTTTATATCAAGCATGTGTATTTGtcatgctttttaatttttgtatatttaatgtcattttatattgtttttagattattttaactattttaaactttattgtaatgtttttttaaatctgtgagctgccttgggaccCTTTGGACAGAcagatggcatataaatgaaataaataaataaataaataaataaataaataaataaataaattttggctTTCCCCTGCTAGGATTTCTTGGACAGAAAGAGCCATCCTTCCATACTTGTGTGCCAGTGGAGATGGCCTTGAATCGCATTCTTGTTTCTTTTGTCCTTCAGCtgggtgagtttttaaaattcatttaaggATACATATGGCACATTGGCAATGTGACAACAAAGAGCCAAGCTTCCTTTTAGAGCTGGAGTGGCACTGAAAGGTCCCAGAGGGAACAAACTGTGGGCATGCAAGGTAGAGGCCACCATGAGCATGTAACAGTGATTTAGCACCTGTTTACCCTGGTATGTGTCCCTTTTGCTCTAAATGTGGGACATTCCCACCCATTCACCCATTCTTTAGGGAAAAAATGACTGAGTTCAGCTACACTAGGTTCTCTAAAAACACTCAATTGAATTGTGCTCCACCAGGGAACTATTAcgaaggaaggtcaaagatgaaagtgcaaatgcaggcttaacactgaacacaaagaaaacaaaaataatgaccacagaagaaatacataaattctacctagacaatgaggaaatcaaaatagtaaaagagttcctctACCTAGGATCAAAGATTGATCAGAAccgagactgcagtcaagaaatcagaagactaggaatgggaagggcaactatggaGATTATGGCACATGACTATCTTTGAGGGGATAGATGTGTGTTTAACCCATCAATGACTGATCTTATCACATTCCCCCGTAGGCAGCCCATATACTACTTGGTCTTATCACATGCTTTTCAAAATAGGAGAATCccgtgtatggatgtgaaagctgaacagtgaggaaagtaggagaaaaagcaactcatttgagatgtggtgctggagaagagtgctgaagataccatggacagccaaaaagacaaacaaatgggtcctagaagagaacaagcccaaactctctctggaagccaaactgaggctattctgctttggccacatcacgagaaggcatgactcattagataagacaatactgctaggaaagatggagggcagtggaaagaaaggagggcCACATGCcggatggatagattcaatcagagagttTATGGGCATGGATTTACAGGAACTAAACAgtgtagtggaggacagggggtcttggagatgtcttgtccGCAGGGTAGCCATGAATCGGAGTtgacatgagggcagttaacaacaacaacaaaaacaacagggaaCATGTACTCTTAATAATAGGTTACGCTAATTTTCTTGTACTTTTTTTTGCATTCTGCATATTTTATTGTCAAAAAGATCCCCCAAAACTTTTTGTGGGTTGCTGCAATCCAGGGCTAAAATCCTGTGGGCACTTTCcactaatgtgaagtcaaaggctttcatggccagcatccatagttttttgtgggttttttcgggctatctctgaagatgccggccacaaatgctggcaaaacgtcaggaataaactcttctagaacatggccacatagcccaaaaaaaaaaaaaaaaccccacaaaaagctttACACTAATGTTTATACTTTTTCCAGGATTGTGTAATAAAAGTGAGGGAAGGCAAATAAAGTCTGCTAGTTGTGAGTAGCCTATCTCTCCAGTGCCTGACTTCCGTCCATTTAACCTACTGCAaaaaacaggattccagccattatctCCTGGTCTTATAGAAAACTGCCTTTTGCTAGTAACCAACTAACTGTCAAAAATCAAGCGGacctgggatttgggggaatAAACTCTGAGCCCTACACTATTAAAACACTActgttttttgttaactgcctctAAGTCGCCCCTGACTAattgcaaccctgtggatgagacatctccaagatcaccTATCCTTGACTGCTTTGCTTATGTCCTGTAGTTTCAGGCTGGTGGCCCTTCCAGACGATCCATCTGGTGTATGGTCTTTCTCTCCTTCTACTATCCTCTACTTTTCcctcatcattgtcttttctaatgattcatgccttctcatgatgtggccaaagtacaatagattcagtttgatcatctgggcttccagggagagttcagacttgatctgctaaatgaccaatttgtttgtctttttggctgtccatgctgtcctccgcactcttctccagcaccacatttttatctgttttcttcactgtccagttctcatatccatacatgatgatggagaCCACGGTGTCTTGAACCAATtccaactttagtgttcagctgtatatctttactagttaggatcttttctagttctttcatagttgcccttcccattcccagtcatCTTTTagtttcttggctgcagtcttcattctgattgatgatccaaagtatgggattTCTAAAGTacactttaacttctgtggctgcctccagtggaattctggggtttgtagtttagtgaggcccaagagctctcagagtgagaattctaaatgcctgtccctaaacagcaaatcccaggattgcaaatcatagaattataaaatcatggagttggaagataccccaagggccatccagtccaaccccctgccatgcaggaagtcacaatcaatccccaacagatggccatccagcctctacttaaagacctccaaggaaggagacaccactacagtGATgttgccacggcagttaaagtgaaatatagtGCTATAGCAGTTTAGTATAATGCTGTTCTTCGTAGTTGTCATGATTCTAGACAATTGGGGTGACCCACACTCTTGGCCCTTGGTGCTGACCAGCATTTTCCAAGTCAGTCAGTGTTCAGATCTGCTGTAATTGCTGCCATCAGTCATTCTTTCATTTAAAACCAGGCACACGAAGCCTCTAGAACAGCTTGAAAAACTACTGATGTAGCTCCAGTGAATCACTCCCTGTTGTTATCAAGGGCTGATCAAAATGGCTATTCATCGCTCCTGAGTATTAATGATAATATTAAActtacataggctgcatctgcactgcggaaataatccagtttgacaccactttaactgccatggctcaatgctatggaattctggaaatggttgttttgtgagacatccagctttctctgtcagagagctccagtgtcacaacaaactgagggcccattcacattacaaaaaaaatcggttctgaaaccgattcaatcacgtgaagttcctactcaccccgaatctcacacaagcgaatccggagcttgcacacccgttccgtgttaaatggcccctagcgcgggtcttttgaaatcggcgcaaataccgtttctttttaaaaaccccgggtcctgggaatgagaactttgcctcgatcacgatcgaggcaaattgagggagggatttaggtcagagggtgggcaaagggcaaggcatttcctcccctcatcggaggggagggggaggaggaaagagccctgagaagaagggctgctgctgggcaaggagcaggcagggctcctggcgccgggaggaaggggatgctctcctcctcctcctcctcctcctcctcctcctcctcttcctcctcctcctcctgctctcctgctggcccctgctccctccggggccattcaagcagcctcttttgaccatttatgcgcattttctgaccatttatgcgcatttttggggggtgacatgtctgtgtgcttgcttgtgctttatttcctcttgctcctggattattttttattattattattattattgttgttattgttattattactgttatatgcggatgctacagtcagaatgcctgcactgcatttcccctttattcccaattgattccatgggttagagcattcccacccctcatcggaggggagagagaggaggaaagagcccaaagggtggatgctaagggtgacaggtggcaaaaggggaggctgggctgcatagggatggggggggggggggggagatggagaaagtgatggaggaggaggaaggaggaagaggaagaggaggattgccaaggctgggggatgtagggaaatggatgcagcagaagcatttatgcgcattttttttgaccatttatgcggattttttggggggtgacatgtctgtgtgcttgctatttcctcttgctcctggattattattattattattattattattattattattattattgcgctgcatttcccatttattcccaattgattccattaggtcactttctctctcagcctcagtggaaggcaatggcaaagtgtaagcaggaggaaaggggtcagttcagcagagggggaagctacaatgttgcaaaagacctcacttacaatcagtgttacatttttaaacaattttttggagcaaagggaaagctacaaatgttgcttttaaaagcataaaaaaatgcatgacaattccatcctttgcctgggacaggggcagatctgacccaaatgcccacaggtttataaaaaaaattaaccctgtgcctggctctttaaaaaaagggaggagggggaggacactttccaATGCCCTGCAAAACATcaccatgacaatcgcttgattgacagcggccacctcgctggcagacacagaatgcattcgatttcaaacagaatgcattcgatttcaaatttgtagtgggcacttgctaacggagcgattcgggggaggggcatccggatcatcccagttccctccatgtcttttaccccagtatgaatggggcctaactaccatggcagttaaagggtgtcaaactggattacttctctGCAGTGAGGATACAACCATAGTGTACAATGTCAAGAAGCTtgtgaacttaaaaaaaaaacaccaaacactTTTAATATCCTCATTTAAAAATACCCCAACAACATTAATATAAGAAAATGAAAGTAGTATGAAGCAGAAAAGAATGTAGTGTTGTGGTTACATTTGTGAGCTTTAAGCATTATAATCTTCAGAATCCAATGCTACAGTTaccagagtgaaaattggagaaaaTTGCAGAGTGAAAATGCTTGTATACCTTTAATGGTAGTGCAGAAGCAACAACTTAAGatggtgttgcttgttacctggccagcaacacctactgaaattctcCCTTCTTCATAACCATTAAggaaaggtacaggagccctctccagttttccctCTGCCAATTTGATAATGGGGAATATTTTACTTGTTaagatttcttccttttttgaactTCTCTATCTTTCAGGGATAATCCTGCCTGTTACTGGGGCATCAAAGGTGAATATTGTTGCTGGTGAAACTGTTGTCCTTCTTTGTCCAAAtggtaaaacaaaaacagaaaatccaGCCAAAGTGATCTGGAAATATGAAGGAAAAACTATAATTACTTACATTCGGAGTCAGGAGAAATCTTTTATGGGTAAGACTTCAATTGTACTCATTTCTCATTTCCACCACAGGAAAAGAAAGCTTTGCTTTTAATAAGAACATTTAACcacaaaaaaaatacatttccacTCTTTTCAAAGCTAACAGCTCTGCAAAATACAGACTTGTAGATGAAAAGAAAGGGAATTTCTCTTTATGGCTGCCAGATGGAAAAGGGCAGTATAGCTGTGAAGTGGAGGGTGAGCCTCCTCTTATCTATTACGTTCAACGATGGCATTGTGAGTAATATGATATGGGGATACTTGGgacagaaaggaaggggaaacatccagtccctcttcctctctcaccTTCCCAGCAATTCCTTGGGAGGAAGATATAAGAGACCCCAGGGTAAAAAGAACTCAACCAGCTTACTTCCTTCATAGGGAAAATATCTCAACGTGGATACGTCCTGCAGGGTGAGACTCTGCAACTAGAAGTGATGACATCTGGCAAGGAGTATTCTGCATCCAGGATTGAGTGGCTTAGCCCATACAAAGCAAAAGTAACAGGCAATGAACCACGATGGATGCTGGAAAACAATAACTGGAAGCTGCAGATAAAAAACCTTTCCATTCAAGAGGACCATGGCATCTGGGAATGTCACGTCCTGCCTGATGGGCCCCGGATCACTTATGATGTCAAGGTGATAGGTAAAAGAAACCAGAGAATCTTGGTTCCAAAAGTCTATAACCTTCCCCTCCCAGATCTTATATCATTTCTTCACATAATCCATCAAGCATGGCAATATTCTGCCAATATTGCTGAGCTGTACCAAATTATAATAGGAAaggcaaaatacatttttcagatTGTATAAAAGCCAAAGTTCTGAAAGGTTAAGGTTGCTTCTGCACTAGCCCTTTAATCTGGAACTGCCATTTTAGTCATATTTTCTACAAAATGCAAGCAATGTTATTGCCAAATCATTGCATCCCTATTTTCTGTGTTGTTCTcctttatattttcaaatatatattggGTCAAGGTTTTTGCACCTAGCCTTACTGACAGAACCAAAGTTACCAGTGCAGAGAGGTAAAATGCTTTTGAAACTCTTGGCTCCTGTGTAAAAGTTTTCCACTCGCagatattggagtttatcagactcaagttttggaccctgcaattgcaCTAAGGAAGTGTaaggggcccctttcatttgctgcctcctaggtgtccatgcaggaaggaggaatggggctggaatggataaACCCTAGGGGtccctttcatttacagcctacTAGGTGTTCatacaggacagaggaatggggctgggatggatgacccctaggggcccctttcatttacagcctacTAGGTGTTCatacaggacagaggaatggggctggNNNNNNNNNNAATGGATAACCCCTAGGGGtccctttcatttgctgcctcctaggtgtccatgcaggaccgAGGAATGGgcctggaatggatgacccctaggggcccctttcatttacagcccCCCAGGTGTCCTTGCAGGACctaggaatggggctggaatggataaCCCCTAGGAGCCCCTTTCATTTACGTCCTACGAGGTGTCCTTGCAGGaaggaggaatggggctggaatggatgacccctagggacccTTGCATATGCAGccccccaggtgtccatgcaggacagaggaatggggcagggatggatgaccccaAGGGTTTCCTTACATGCAAGACAAGGCCACCCGCCCTCCAaggggttgtcctgaaaaaggaaggccaccagaagggaatggggtcaaaaagcagcccagcatcatgggaactttgcaatcagtaacttgaGCGTTGTGTTGcactgctgcctaccacaccaaaccatttcgcaacccATTTCACAAGGATAACaggagaccatggcctggcttccttttttgcccgcaatgcccaaaaaggggaggaatgacgcttaaactacgggagcgttgcgcagtgggctcccatagaaatgaatggcgtctggaaggaCGTCACGCTTTCATGTTATTGCGCAACGTTGGCGACGCTAACATTGCGCAATAGGCAGGGAAAATCACCAAAAACTTGcctctgataaactccattgtctgcATTCAGTTTCACCATTAGAGTCCTCTCTGAAGACTGTCTGGGATACTAATGGTGAAACTGATCCAGTACTGAGGAAGCCAGTGAATTTACTTCGAGGTTGTTATTCACTCACAGGAaaggaaatgttgttttctgaagCATGTTGGGCTTAACAAAATGTTGgcctttctggaaaaaaatattccatgtttTTCTTAATAAACAACTGTACTTCAGGTTGTTATAGGAAACTGGAACAGAATCTCTCCTGATAATATGAGTGTGCTGTTAGGATCAGATGGGAGCTGATGTTCCTTCAAACATCTTGATCCCAAACCTGACAGGAGTTAAAGGTGATATTGTAATCAGCACCTTGGATTTGGCTCATAAATTGACAGGGAGccagtttaaataaaataataccagAGCAATATAAGACCATTCCCCACGAGCATCTTGAACTTTTTTTGGAGGCGTGTATTGCAATAGTTTACCCTGAATGTGACCAATGACCAAGACATGTGTCTGGACTTTTCCTGGAAGCATTAAGTTGGCCACTCTTGGAGGCAGGCTTGAGTAGACAGACCTTTTGGCTAACTCAGTGGGGCTTCTCTTAGGTCCTACTCATTGGGAAACTCCCTAAGAAACCATCTGATGTTTCTTCTCTTAActccatcattgtcatcatctcaCTTTATTAGAAGGAGCCCAATCAAAGCTCCTTTatcaattaataattattatgttATTACATAGTACATAACTGTGTAGAGTTCTGAAGAAAAAATCCTGCCCTCTGAAGTTGGTAAGATGGCACTGAAAGTAAAACTGCTATTGATTTATTTCTTCTCTACCATAAAATCAGGTTTTCTCAATGCATTGGGTGATAGTGACACAAGATTTGCAGCTGTTAATAACAGTGTGGTCCTTTCATGTCCATTGAGCATCAGCCTCACAAAAGAAAAGAGCCTGGAAAACTTTCTCCAGAGTTGGGACCTCATGAAGGATAATAAGGTTCTTATAAAGAAGGACGTAAAGCTTGCCAATAACACTTTTCCTGCCAAAGAGATATCCAAAGTCCAGTTTGAGGATGCTGGAAATTACCACTGCCATTTCACATTTGCAAAAGGGCATTTGAATAAGTCGATCCATTTAATAGTGATGAAAGGTAAGAAGTCTGGCATTTGCATGATGTTTCTGAATGGCACAGAATTCTGAAAGTACAGATCATAGAAATTGTTATATGGGAGCAAATAGACTGCCATATTTTTATATTCCAAAAAACCACTGAGCTAAACAAAAATCAACATTTCTATTCTTTTCCCCCCATAATTATCTCTTCATTATTGAGTtagtttaaaactttttaaaattaccctCCTCTTTATAGGTATCAGAGGAGTATACTATAtaattgtaaaccactctgagagcctttagggctgaagggtggggtataaataccgtaaaaaaattaataaagtatACAAAGACCATAATTAATAAATACAGCATAAAGGAGCTTAGAggcagttttaaaaagagaacagacACATCATAACCAAACTCGATAAATGAAAGAGTGTTGAGTTGATGTTGACAAGACTGTAACATCAGTACCAATTATACAACCATAGCAAGGTATTCTGCAACTGAGACACCACCACAGAGAAGCCCTCTCCCCTTTTCACTATTTTCCCTAACAAGGGTAAAAAGGAAAAGCTTCAGCTGGAGATCTTAAGACATAAGTGCGGTGGCTGACACAAGTGCTATTGGGGTATGTGGGCTCCAAGCTCTGTTGAACTTTAAAGGTAAGCACCAGACAACTACAAATGCACTCGCTAAGTCTGCTTTTGTTCAGTCAGATGACCCCGTCAGCTATTATCATCCATTAGCCCGTAGCCTTCTGACACACATCTTCCTGCCTCAGTTCTTCCTCCCTCTTGTCCTTAGTAATGGCAAGCTAGCTTATTACAGAAGATTCTTCATTTAACAAGCCTTTGTTTTAAACTAGGCCTGTCTGCcaattggttttgttttttgaatttaaAAGTCAGTTGATTAATCGTCCCTTTTAAGGTTTTAGTATTCAAACAAATGCATATATTAttaagccctggtggcgcagtggttaaatgcctgtactgcagccattcactcaaaaccacaaggttgtgagttcaagaccagcaaaagggcccaagctcgactcaggcttgcatccttccgaggagggagctaaaatgagtacccagactgttgggggcaaattagcttacttgctgttcaccgctatgatctttggaacagcggtatataaataaaacaaattattattattattattattattattaacattgcaGGCTTTGATGTATTCAATGAACTCTATAACTTAGAAATGATGTTACTTTTCAGCTCAATACCCTGGACAAGTGCTGGGTTGGTAGATTCAAAGAACTTCTCCTTTAATGTGCTTTTGACaaactacagtcagccttctgtatccacagttctttagccatggattcaagcatccatggcttgaaaacaatCATTctcatattccaaaaagcaaaccttgatgttgctattttatataagggacgccattttgctatccgttgtatttaatgggacttgagcatccatggattttggtatccacagaaggtcctggaaccaaatcccagcagataccaagggcccactgtaaatagaataggcttttaatatattataCCATACACACATTTTTGCCCAGTTTTTATGCACAGTGTGAATTACCTGCATGTTTATCCTGCATGCATTTGCCCAATGCTATACTTGGTCTCTGAGAAATGTAGTACTGTCTGTAGATCACCAGAACTTCTGTGCTGGCATTGCATGTGCCGGATCAGGTGTCGGGATGCCCTTCCATACCAAGTTACAAGCATCTTGACCAGGTCAGTTGCCATCCATAACACTCCTTAAATGCAAAACACTTTGCTCCAGACTTCAGTATCTTACCAAAGAGGACATTTTTGATATGAGAAATTGGGCACCAC from Sceloporus undulatus isolate JIND9_A2432 ecotype Alabama chromosome 2, SceUnd_v1.1, whole genome shotgun sequence includes the following:
- the LOC121920593 gene encoding uncharacterized protein LOC121920593, translating into MALNRILVSFVLQLGIILPVTGASKVNIVAGETVVLLCPNGKTKTENPAKVIWKYEGKTIITYIRSQEKSFMANSSAKYRLVDEKKGNFSLWLPDGKGQYSCEVEGEPPLIYYVQRWHWKISQRGYVLQGETLQLEVMTSGKEYSASRIEWLSPYKAKVTGNEPRWMLENNNWKLQIKNLSIQEDHGIWECHVLPDGPRITYDVKVIGFLNALGDSDTRFAAVNNSVVLSCPLSISLTKEKSLENFLQSWDLMKDNKVLIKKDVKLANNTFPAKEISKVQFEDAGNYHCHFTFAKGHLNKSIHLIVMKGKKSGICMMFLNGTEF